In the Drosophila takahashii strain IR98-3 E-12201 chromosome 3R, DtakHiC1v2, whole genome shotgun sequence genome, one interval contains:
- the Regnase-1 gene encoding probable ribonuclease ZC3H12C: MRIKMNCEVQEQQKHEPQQQQQQQQQQQQQQHHSSSSNKLPVRKQESCSDDDDNPSRTTTTERQNLEFAKKLGYSEQSIHSALTRLGSEAKQNELLAELIKLTADAPRPAHNPSSTATISSSSSSPFGLRHIVIDGSNVALSHGNNLIFSCRGIRICVDWFRQRGHRDITAFVPNWRKEMANNNIADQELLYELEHERYLVFTPSRHLDGKRVSCYDDRFILKLAVETDGIVVSNDNYRDLILESNEFRRVVQERLLMYSFVNDIFMPPDDPLGRSGPNLDLFLCSQTQQKMADAQQLCPYGKKCTYGQKCKFRHHPGALLQRLPLQASHSAPLHTNGGQQMISPGGNNNNVKINSLISREPLGRTKSNTIEQVCQGFSEASLESSQPNRHKKLQRQQPPPAYRLLVPTYSAPLQQQQQQPLQQPQSNSNYHHQYLTRTPSAPVTDQGLGLPLPAHNFAHLSASDSRINEDAHASQQLPREEQRRLLRYHLGSLFPPHQVHAVLQLYPEETDAKTICAAILNLFPHN, encoded by the coding sequence ATGCGCATCAAAATGAACTGTGAAGTGCAGGAGCAGCAAAAACATgagccacagcagcagcaacaacaacagcagcagcagcaacagcaacaacatcacagcagcagcagcaacaagttgCCAGTGAGAAAGCAGGAGAGCTGCTCCGACGACGATGATAATCCCAGCCGGACGACAACGACGGAGCGCCAGAATCTGGAGTTTGCCAAGAAGCTGGGCTACAGCGAACAGTCCATCCACTCGGCGTTGACGCGTCTCGGTTCGGAGGCCAAGCAGAATGAGCTGCTGGCGGAGCTGATCAAGCTGACGGCGGATGCACCACGACCCGCCCACAATCCATCATCAACCGCCAccatctcctcctcctcctcctccccttTTGGTCTGCGCCACATCGTCATCGATGGCAGCAATGTTGCCTTGTCGCATGGCAACAACCTGATCTTCTCCTGCCGCGGCATCCGCATCTGCGTCGATTGGTTCCGGCAGCGTGGCCACCGCGACATCACCGCCTTCGTGCCCAACTGGCGCAAGGAGatggccaacaacaacatcgcCGACCAGGAGCTGCTCTACGAGTTGGAGCATGAGAGATATCTGGTCTTCACGCCATCGCGTCATTTGGATGGCAAGCGGGTTTCCTGCTACGATGATCGTTTCATACTCAAACTGGCCGTGGAAACGGATGGCATTGTCGTGTCCAACGATAACTACAGGGATCTGATCCTGGAGAGCAACGAGTTCCGGCGCGTCGTGCAGGAGCGCCTGTTGATGTACTCGTTTGTGAATGATATCTTCATGCCGCCCGACGATCCGCTGGGCAGATCGGGTCCAAATCTGGACTTGTTCCTTTGCTCGCAGACGCAGCAGAAGATGGCCGATGCCCAGCAGTTGTGTCCGTATGGTAAAAAGTGCACCTATGGGCAGAAGTGCAAGTTTCGTCATCATCCCGGTGCGCTGCTCCAGCGTCTGCCGCTCCAGGCTTCGCATAGTGCCCCCTTGCACACGAATGGTGGTCAGCAGATGATCAGTCCGGGtggcaataacaacaatgtcAAGATCAACTCACTGATTAGCAGGGAGCCACTGGGTCGCACCAAGTCCAATACCATTGAGCAGGTGTGCCAGGGCTTCTCGGAGGCTTCCTTGGAGTCCAGCCAGCCCAATCGCCACAAGAAGCTGCAACGCCAACAGCCGCCGCCCGCCTATCGCCTGCTGGTGCCCACCTACAGTGCTCcccttcagcagcagcagcaacagcctcTCCAGCAACCGCAGTCCAACTCCAACTATCACCACCAGTATCTGACGCGCACGCCATCCGCCCCGGTCACGGATCAGGGATTGGGTCTGCCACTGCCCGCTCACAACTTTGCCCATCTGTCCGCCTCCGATTCGCGCATCAACGAGGATGCGCACGCCTCGCAGCAGCTGCCGCGGGAGGAGCAGCGGCGATTGCTGCGCTATCATTTGGGTAGCCTCTTTCCGCCGCACCAGGTGCACGCCGTGCTGCAGCTCTATCCGGAGGAGACCGACGCCAAGACCATCTGCGCAGCTATACTTAATTTATTTCCGCATAATTAG
- the idc gene encoding uncharacterized protein idc codes for MRDSAAQASPAAAPAATQKWIVCRVCLQQPKEPMASIFNDDSEKDLTNMIRECGGVPIKQFDHYPDKICEKCFRVLKMAFKFRETCQRSYGHLRQFVGPVEVEQRTPEKKLPEPATKQEQDAEEEEPEQQPEHEEDEAEEEEEEDLDESQYAENEAEAEESTPGVFHDELEEGIIVELEKDRIVHVKSEQVEEDGIIEEVYDVYETYEGDILAEQGAYDQEMADQSLSELSADIEYLEQVDQDQLTESAHEDEGDGDMNSTEEEFLPTKSVRASINARGATKRRANPRRSAASTTSVAAASGTSKTTAARGNPLKVRRGNSEAANAAATKIVINSEEGISIGEVLARKHAGIKTKGGHKILVGDKKEFKYICDVCGNMYPSQSRLTEHIKVHSGVKPHECEICGHCFAQAQQLARHMNTHTGNRPYKCSYCPAAFADLSTRNKHHRIHTNERPYECDVCHKTFTYTNTLKFHKMIHTGEKPHVCEICGKGFPQAYKLRNHRIIHERRGQSTRESVGGLLPYDTANIVGLEM; via the exons ATGAGAGACTCGGCGGCACAAGCGAGTCCGGCGGCGGCGCCAGCGGCCACGCAGAAGTGGATAGTTTGCCGGGTTTGCCTGCAGCAGCCCAAGGAGCCCATGGCGAGCATTTTCAACGATGATTCCGAGAAGGATCTGACCAACATGATCCGCGAGTGCGGCGGAGTGCCC ATCAAGCAATTCGATCATTATCCGGACAAGATATGCGAAAAATGCTTCAGGGTGCTCAAGATGGCATTCAAGTTCCGGGAGACCTGCCAGCGTTCCTACGGCCACCTGCGGCAGTTCGTGGGCCCCGTGGAGGTGGAGCAGCGAACGCCGGAGAAGAAGCTCCCAGAGCCAGCCACCAAACAGGAGCAGgatgccgaggaggaggagccggaGCAGCAGCCGGAACACGAGGAGgacgaggcggaggaggaggaggaggaggacctgGACGAGAGCCAGTATGCCGAGAACGAGGCGGAGGCCGAGGAGTCCACTCCCGGCGTCTTCCACGACGAACTGGAGGAGGGCATTATTGTGGAACTGGAAAAGGATCGCATTGTGCACGTGAAGAGCGAGCAGGTGGAGGAGGACGGCATCATCGAGGAGGTGTACGACGTGTACGAGACCTACGAGGGCGACATTCTCGCCGAGCAGGGCGCCTACGATCAGGAAATGGCCGATCAATCGCTCTCCGAACTCTCAGCGGACATCGAATACTTGGAGCAGGTCGATCAGGATCAATTGACCGAAAGTGCGCACGAGGACGAGGGTGACGGGGATATGAACTCCACCGAGGAGGAGTTCCTGCCCACCAAAAGTGTTCGAGCGTCGATCAATGCCCGAGGGGCCACCAAACGGAGAGCGAATCCACGCAGATCGGCTGCATCCACGACATCGGTGGCCGCCGCTTCGGGAACCTCCAAGACAACAGCGGCCCGCGGAAATCCCCTAAAAGTCCGGCGGGGCAACAGTGAGGCGGCAAATGCGGCCGCCACCAAAATCGTCATCAACTCCGAGGAGGGCATCTCCATTGGCGAGGTGCTGGCGCGGAAGCATGCCGGCATTAAAACCAAGGGCGGCCACAAAATCCTCGTCGGCGACAAGAAGGAGTTCAAGTACATCTGCGACGTCTGCGGCAACATGTATCCCTCCCAGAGTCGCCTCACCGAGCACATCAAGGTCCACTCCGGCGTGAAGCCGCACGAGTGCGA GATCTGTGGGCACTGCTTTGCCCAGGCGCAGCAATTGGCGCGTCACATGAACACCCACACGGGAAATCGGCCGTACAAATGCAGCTACTGCCCGGCAGCCTTTGCGGATCTCTCCACTCGAAACAAGCACCACAG GATCCACACCAACGAGCGTCCCTACGAGTGCGATGTTTGCCACAAAACATTCACGTACACCAACACCTTGAAGTTCCACAAGATGATTCATACGGGCGAGAAGCCGCATGT TTGCGAAATTTGCGGCAAAGGCTTCCCGCAGGCGTACAAGCTGCGCAACCACCGGATCATCCACGAGCGGCGCGGCCAGTCCACACGGGAATCCGTCGGCGGTCTGCTGCCCTACGACACGGCCAACATTGTGGGCCTGGAGATGTAA
- the trem gene encoding zinc finger protein 239, whose translation MPIDRGRLHSAVCIFSENQNCVRIVGNTSELAMKTESNEKWVVCRVCLNNPAEGDELLHEIFSQTASTRLDQMLHICAGIPVSLDDKFPDKMCSKCVRCLRLCYKFRLTCQRSHQHIMDMLLREASNASAAGEEEILNLSDDLTVESVVKTWEDDASQMDGGFKVEESEFRANEEEEQEQQQQVITYVVEDGDDGDTILFEEENTNQTVYDVEQQTVIEESVYEEYELLTSESQASEIVQENRSNNSKPCPDDDLNEDILSSDEDYVPEGKPAPIKPASRQRSSRKPAPVRRTSAEDEPAKKKLGRKPRNKLSSYICDVCGNIYPTQARLTEHMKFHSGVKPHECEICGRGFVQNQQLVRHMNTHTGNRPYKCNYCPAAFADRSTKTKHHRIHTKERPYECDVCSRTFTYSDNLKFHKMIHTGEKPHVCDLCGKGFVKAYKMRLHRGTHERRGAPGSWKPDVEIINESEGVKEETTEMVS comes from the exons ATGCCCATTGACCGCGGACGCTTGCATTCAGCTGTTTGTATTTTTAGCGAGAACCAAAACTGCGTCCGAATAGTAGGAAATACCTCCGAATTAGCCATGAAAACGGAGTCCAACGAGAAGTGGGTGGTGTGCCGCGTCTGCCTGAACAATCCGGCCGAGGGCGATGAGCTGCTCCACGAGATATTCAGCCAAACGGCCAGCACGCGCCTGGATCAAATGCTGCACATATGCGCAGGCATACCC GTCAGCCTGGACGACAAGTTTCCGGACAAGATGTGCAGCAAGTGCGTGCGCTGCCTGCGGCTGTGCTACAAGTTCCGGCTGACCTGCCAGCGATCCCACCAGCACATCATGGACATGCTGCTCCGCGAGGCCAGCAATGCAAGTGCCGCCGGCGAGGAGGAAATCCTCAATCTCTCGGACGACCTGACGGTGGAGAGCGTGGTCAAGACCTGGGAGGATGACGCCAGCCAGATGGATGGCGGTTTCAAGGTGGAGGAAAGCGAGTTTCGAGCgaacgaggaggaggaacaggagcagcagcagcaggttaTCACCTATGTAGTAGAGGACGGCGATGATGGCGATACCATTTTGTTCGAGGAAGAGAATACCAACCAGACGGTCTACGACGTGGAGCAGCAGACGGTGATCGAGGAGTCGGTGTACGAGGAATATGAATTGCTCACCAGCGAGAGCCAAGCGTCTGAAATTGTCCAGGAAAATCGCTCAAACAATAGTAAGCCGTGTCCCGATGACGACCTGAACGAAGATATACTCAGTTCCGACGAGGATTACGTGCCGGAGGGCAAGCCAGCTCCTATAAAGCCGGCCAGTCGTCAGCGATCGAGCAGAAAGCCCGCTCCAGTCCGACGAACCTCCGCAGAAGATGAGCCTGCCAAGAAGAAGTTGGGCCGGAAGCCGCGCAACAAGCTGAGCAGCTACATCTGCGACGTGTGCGGAAATATCTATCCCACTCAGGCTCGTCTCACCGAGCACATGAAGTTCCATTCCGGCGTAAAGCCGCACGAGTGCGA GATCTGCGGACGAGGCTTTGTCCAGAATCAGCAGCTGGTGCGGCACATGAACACGCACACCGGGAATCGGCCTTACAAATGCAACTACTGTCCAGCTGCCTTCGCCGACAGATCCACCAAAACCAAGCATCATAG AATTCACACCAAGGAGCGGCCCTACGAGTGCGACGTTTGCTCCAGAACCTTTACCTACTCGGACAACCTGAAGTTCCACAAGATGATTCACACGGGCGAAAAGCCGCATGT CTGTGATCTGTGTGGCAAGGGCTTTGTGAAGGCCTACAAGATGCGTTTGCATCGTGGAACGCACGAGAGACGTGGTGCTCCTGGTTCATGGAAACCTGATGTGGAGATAATCAACGAAAGCGAGGGAGTCAAGGAGGAGACGACAGAGATGGTCAGCTAA
- the LOC108056839 gene encoding zinc finger and SCAN domain-containing protein 5B has product MHPEMEGKDLQCRICLLQPKDESLMPTEPDFPEQIKRCTGIELRQSPEWANRICTSCALLLRAALKLRSLCQEAEKKLQEEKDVYELEEKELLEQADMELQEIHIQILPDDQEAKDPPSKEPADGELEYEYLESYDVTLESSEDAACSADEMVSIEPINSAPEESVYSLSPKPETGEEDEAAPSFPCTICCNVYAERAKLANHMKVHSSEKPHECEICHKRFRQTPQLARHMNTHTGNRPYKCDYCDSSFADPSTRIKHQRIHTNERPYKCKFCSKSFAYSNVLRVHLKTHTGERPFSCQFCQKSFSQLHHKNAHEKSHKTTDVVETWLK; this is encoded by the exons ATGCATCCCGAAATGGAGGGCAAGGACCTGCAATGCCGTATCTGCTTGCTGCAGCCGAAGGACGAGTCCCTCATGCCCACAGAGCCGGACTTCCCGGAACAAATCAAACGCTGCACGGGGATTGAG TTGAGACAGAGTCCCGAATGGGCCAATCGCATTTGCACCAGCTGCGCCCTGCTCCTCCGGGCGGCGCTCAAGCTGCGATCCCTTTGCCAGGAGGCGGAGAAGAAGCTGCAGGAAGAGAAGGACGTGTATGAGCTGGAAGAGAAGGAGCTGCTGGAGCAGGCGGACATGGAGCTGCAGGAGATTCACATACAGATACTGCCCGATGACCAGGAGGCAAAGGATCCGCCCAGCAAGGAGCCTGCAGACGGAGAGTTGGAGTACGAGTACCTGGAGTCCTACGATGTAACGCTGGAGAGCAGCGAAGATGCGGCCTGCAGTGCCGATGAAATGGTTAGCATAGAACCGATTAACTCAGCGCCAGAGGAATCTGTCTATTCGCTGAGTCCCAAACCGGAAACGGGAGAGGAAGACGAGGCGGCTCCCAGCTTTCCCTGCACCATTTGCTGCAATGTCTACGCGGAGCGGGCCAAATTGGCCAACCACATGAAGGTTCACAGCTCGGAAAAGCCACACGAATGCGA AATATGCCACAAGCGCTTCCGGCAGACGCCGCAGCTGGCGAGGCACATGAACACGCATACCGGAAATCGACCCTACAAATGCGATTACTGCGACTCCAGCTTCGCAGATCCCTCCACGCGCATCAAGCACCAGAG GATCCACACCAACGAACGACCGTACAAATGCAAGTTCTGCAGCAAATCCTTCGCCTACTCGAATGTCCTTAGAGTTCATCTAAAGACCCACACGGGTGAGCGACCCTTCAGCTGCCAGTTCTGCCAGAAGAGCTTCTCCCAGCTGCACCACAAAAACGCCCATGAGAAATCGCACAAAACGACCGACGTAGTGGAAACGTGGCTCAAGTGA